GTCTGACACGTGATCACAAGATTATTGCTCTCAATTAGAATCCGACTCACAACTCCTGAATCCATACAGTTTTGCCAAAATGTCATTGTAGACGACTCACATCCTCTAGCAATATAAAATTGttaatattattgataattTGGTTTCAATTGTTCAAAAGCAGAGAAAGTTTTGCTTGTGTTCATATAGAAGCAGGTTTAGACTTTGGAGTACATTTTTGCAGGAATTGAAAACTTGTAAGAATGTACAAGAAATAGTACCAAATTAAGAACCCTAGTCACAAGGAGTAGTTCTATAGACTTGGCCCCAAAGTGCCACCCATAATTGTCCCTCTACTTCCACCTACTAGTCCagcaaattcaaattttagTTAACCGTGTTCCCTCCCTCACAGCTATATATGCACCTAACTCCTGCTGTTTTCTTGTACTGGTATAGAAATTTTGTTGAAAATCGCACACCCCAAGTGTTCGTGGAAATGACTCAAAGAACGTCTGTTTTCCTAAACAATATAGTACCCATTTTTCAAAATGTATAAAGAGTGGAGTATAGTTGGCAATTGTTAAAAATTGTCAATATTCGTCGAGATTTGTTACATTTAAGGCATTATAATATGGCAGAATTTGGTTCGGATTTAGGAAAGTTTGCGGCGTGACGCACATAAATCCCGTGCGTACAACACAGGAGCTAGGATCTCTATCATAACTGTTTTGCGCTAGATTCTTATTCTTTTTGTGTCACAAAAAAACTTCCTTTTGAGTGTTGACAAAGTTCATATTGTAAAATATGACAGCTTTGCATATatgcaagaagaaaaaagtgaaaagagcacaatttttttttgaaatttcaggaCTCATTGCAAGATGGGATCTCGTGGTTATGACAGTTAATGCTGATATTCTTTGTCTGATATCTCTTTCCGTTCATTTTTAATCAAGGAGTAGAGATGACAAGAAAAAGGACCAAACATTAGATTGCTCGGATGGTTATTTTTACTGGTACAAGGACTAGAAAATGGCAATAGAATTAAAGAGAGGAAATTTTAATTTCAAAGCTACTACTGTTTTCTTCTAAAATAAGGAAAACTATTGCAACTACTGCTTTCTTCATGTTCGTCTGATGCATTGTTATCAGAAGAGACATCTGTGATTCCACTGGAGCCAGAAGATGATGAACAAGGAGCAAGATTCAAATCAGTCCCTCCTCTGGCCATGAAATCATATAAAACAGGCTTGTTTTTCTTGGCTTGTACTTGTTTCTCAAATCCATTACCAACAATGTTGCCTTCATCCACATTTTTGGTACCTCTTTTCTTCAAGAAAATCCTGCAGATAACCCAGTTCTCCATTGGCACTGCAGtgctctgcaaaaaaaaaaaaattgaaccaattttcatttttttttacttgggtCTTTCTAATATGTAACAGAACTGGACAAAATTCGAGAAAAACCCACCTGGGTTGAGTTCATCTTTTGCTGGGAATCATCAGAACAGACATGGCGATACTCATGCATAATCCAATCAGTCCTGGAACCATGAGGGGTTTTTCCTCTATAAAAAACCAGAGTTTTCTTCATCCCCACGATTTGATTTCC
This genomic stretch from Tripterygium wilfordii isolate XIE 37 chromosome 22, ASM1340144v1, whole genome shotgun sequence harbors:
- the LOC119992156 gene encoding NAC domain-containing protein 83-like, translated to MEKLNFVKNGVLRLPPGFRFHPTDEELVVQYLKRKALSVPLPASIIPEADVCRSDPWDLPGDCRQERYFFSIREAKYPNGNRSNRATGSGYWKATGSDKKIVTSKGNQIVGMKKTLVFYRGKTPHGSRTDWIMHEYRHVCSDDSQQKMNSTQSTAVPMENWVICRIFLKKRGTKNVDEGNIVGNGFEKQVQAKKNKPVLYDFMARGGTDLNLAPCSSSSGSSGITDVSSDNNASDEHEESSSCNSFPYFRRKQ